The following coding sequences lie in one Vibrio sp. BS-M-Sm-2 genomic window:
- the rsxG gene encoding electron transport complex subunit RsxG → MLNAIKKNGLVLAIFACASTGLVAVTHYLTKDQIKQQEQAQLLSVLNQVIPHDLHDNELFSACTLVQAEELGTEQAMPAYIAKLNGEPSAIAIEAIAPDGYNGAIKVIVGMKIDGTILGTRVLSHQETPGLGDKIDLRVSDWILSFAGKQVTDSNLDRWKVRKDGGDFDQFTGATITPRAVVKSVKQAVQYVNQNNQALLAQPLNCGGE, encoded by the coding sequence ATGCTAAATGCAATTAAGAAAAACGGCCTTGTACTCGCAATTTTTGCGTGTGCTTCGACAGGTTTGGTCGCGGTAACTCACTACCTGACCAAAGACCAGATTAAGCAGCAAGAACAGGCTCAGTTACTGTCTGTTCTTAACCAAGTTATCCCGCACGATCTGCATGATAATGAACTATTTTCAGCCTGTACTTTGGTTCAAGCAGAAGAGCTGGGCACTGAACAAGCGATGCCAGCTTACATTGCTAAACTCAATGGTGAGCCAAGTGCGATTGCGATCGAAGCGATTGCACCCGATGGCTACAACGGCGCGATTAAGGTCATTGTTGGGATGAAAATCGACGGTACCATTTTAGGTACTCGCGTTCTTTCCCACCAAGAAACTCCGGGATTGGGTGATAAGATTGATCTACGTGTGAGTGATTGGATTCTCTCATTTGCTGGTAAGCAAGTGACGGATTCTAATCTTGACCGTTGGAAGGTTCGTAAAGATGGTGGTGACTTTGACCAGTTCACTGGCGCAACCATTACGCCAAGAGCTGTCGTTAAGTCAGTTAAGCAAGCGGTGCAATACGTTAACCAAAACAACCAAGCATTGCTTGCTCAACCTCTAAATTGTGGTGGTGAATAA
- the rsxD gene encoding electron transport complex subunit RsxD — MAFFIASSPHAHNRRSTPDLMKWVAICALPGLLAQTYFFGWGTLIQLVFAIALAVTFEAAVMLLRKRPPVMALRDYSAVVTAWLLSVAIPPHSPWWILVIGMFFAIIIAKHLYGGLGQNPFNPAMVAYVVLLISFPVQMTSWNAPTSLTAEATSFVDSFLMIFTGFNNEGLSLQQARLGIDGTTMATPLDAFKTALTAGNTASEALSQPQFSWLAGVGWEWVNLAYLVGGLVLIKQRVIQWHIPVAFIASLALFSLVFLVLTPGETASPTIHLLSGATMLGAFFIATDPVSASTTVKGRLVFGALIGGLVFIIRSWGGFPDGVAFAVLLANMCVPLIDYYTKPRTYGH, encoded by the coding sequence GTGGCCTTCTTTATCGCCAGCTCACCGCACGCGCACAATCGTAGAAGCACCCCTGATCTCATGAAATGGGTCGCTATTTGTGCATTGCCAGGTCTACTAGCTCAAACCTACTTCTTTGGATGGGGTACGCTCATCCAGTTAGTATTTGCTATTGCACTTGCTGTTACCTTTGAAGCCGCTGTCATGCTGCTAAGAAAACGTCCGCCAGTGATGGCATTACGTGATTACAGCGCTGTTGTGACCGCTTGGCTACTCAGTGTCGCGATTCCCCCACACTCTCCGTGGTGGATTCTAGTCATCGGTATGTTCTTCGCTATCATCATCGCAAAACACCTTTATGGCGGCCTTGGACAAAACCCGTTTAACCCCGCGATGGTTGCTTACGTTGTTTTGCTAATCTCATTCCCAGTTCAAATGACCAGTTGGAATGCGCCGACCAGCTTAACAGCTGAAGCAACGAGCTTTGTTGACTCATTTTTGATGATCTTTACCGGTTTCAATAACGAAGGTTTATCTCTTCAACAAGCGCGTCTTGGTATTGATGGCACCACGATGGCAACACCACTCGATGCATTCAAAACCGCATTAACGGCAGGCAACACCGCTTCCGAAGCTCTGTCTCAGCCACAATTCAGCTGGTTAGCTGGCGTGGGCTGGGAATGGGTTAACCTTGCCTACCTAGTCGGCGGCTTGGTGCTCATCAAGCAACGCGTGATTCAGTGGCATATTCCGGTCGCTTTTATTGCTAGCCTTGCGCTGTTTAGCTTAGTGTTCTTAGTGCTGACGCCTGGTGAAACCGCTTCTCCAACCATTCATTTATTGTCTGGCGCGACCATGCTTGGTGCATTCTTCATTGCAACCGATCCGGTTTCAGCCTCGACGACAGTGAAAGGTCGCTTGGTATTTGGTGCCCTGATTGGCGGGTTAGTCTTTATTATCCGCAGTTGGGGTGGCTTCCCTGATGGCGTGGCGTTTGCTGTATTGTTAGCCAACATGTGTGTTCCACTGATTGACTACTACACCAAACCTCGTACATACGGCCACTAA
- the rsxC gene encoding electron transport complex subunit RsxC, whose product MISLIEQIRAGSIWNFPGGVHPAENKKQSNTTDIVHARLPEEIVLPVKQHIGKPGNLLVAVGDTVLKGQQLTALETGFTLPVHAPTSGVITAIEPRTTAHPSGLSDMCVVIKPDGLDAWVAKHPVEDFSTKTSDELLDIIRQAGISGMGGAGFPTAKKLQSGLGRTDILIVNAAECEPYITSDDKLLQEHAEEVLKGIEVVEHILQPKLTVIGIEDNKPAAIKALEIAAKDKDIVIRVIPTKYPSGGEKQLIKILTNKEVPAGGIPADIGVLVQNVGSLYSIKRAVIDGEPVVNRVVTLTGKTFKQPRNVWALLGTPVLELLEEFGYKADKKLPRLILGGPMMGFTLPHANVPITKTSNCILAPTRREISPSTYEMECIRCSACAEACPASLLPQQLQWHAKANELDKCEELNIKDCIECGACAFVCPSEIPLVQYYRQAKAEIKTRKDEATAAERAKVRFEEKNARMERDKAERENRFKKAADNRRKDMKAADGDDAIAAAIARVKAQKAAAEQAPSEEPTVKPAVAAAIAKAKAKQAAAQKADSAEPDNSEMSKLREERKRQARERKAQQAAADTPAESSGDAKKDAVAAAIARAKAKKAQQAQAASEAPTESSGDAKKDAVAAAIARAKAKKAQQAESASDAPAESSGDAKKDAVAAAIARAKAKKAQQVESASDAPTESTGDAKKDAVAAAIARAKAKKAQQAESASGAPAESTGDAKKDAVAAAIARAKAKKAQQVKQAETVETPEPVIEVEAETQQESVDPKKAAVAAAIARAKAKKAQQAKQTETAETPEPVIEVVAETQPEAVDPKKAAVAAAIARAKAKKAQQAKPVEAEEIALEPVAEPLVEKKTVVESDAQSEPVDPKKAAVAAAIARAKARKAQQEQDKKNNEEKE is encoded by the coding sequence ACTAAAAGGCCAACAACTGACGGCCTTAGAGACTGGTTTTACTTTGCCGGTACATGCACCAACATCGGGTGTGATTACCGCTATCGAACCACGAACTACCGCTCACCCTTCAGGCTTGAGCGATATGTGCGTGGTTATTAAACCTGATGGCCTAGACGCTTGGGTTGCAAAACACCCAGTTGAAGATTTTTCTACAAAGACATCCGATGAACTGCTTGATATAATTCGCCAAGCTGGTATCTCAGGCATGGGTGGTGCAGGCTTCCCTACCGCCAAAAAGCTTCAATCAGGCTTAGGCCGCACTGATATTTTGATCGTCAACGCTGCGGAGTGTGAGCCTTACATCACCTCCGATGACAAGTTGCTTCAAGAGCATGCCGAAGAAGTACTAAAAGGCATCGAAGTGGTTGAACACATCCTTCAACCAAAACTGACTGTTATCGGCATTGAAGACAACAAGCCAGCTGCAATAAAAGCACTTGAGATTGCGGCGAAAGACAAAGATATCGTCATTCGTGTTATCCCAACTAAATACCCTTCTGGTGGTGAGAAACAGCTGATCAAGATCCTTACTAATAAAGAGGTTCCGGCTGGCGGCATCCCTGCAGACATTGGTGTTTTAGTTCAGAACGTCGGCTCTCTTTACTCGATTAAGCGAGCGGTAATTGACGGCGAACCTGTGGTTAACCGCGTTGTGACATTAACCGGTAAAACCTTTAAGCAACCTCGTAACGTTTGGGCACTATTAGGTACACCTGTACTCGAGTTACTTGAAGAGTTTGGCTACAAAGCCGATAAAAAACTGCCGCGTTTGATTTTGGGCGGCCCTATGATGGGCTTTACCTTGCCACACGCCAATGTGCCAATCACTAAAACGTCGAACTGTATTTTAGCGCCAACGCGTCGTGAGATCTCACCAAGCACTTACGAGATGGAATGTATTCGTTGCAGCGCGTGTGCTGAAGCTTGCCCTGCCTCTCTGCTGCCTCAACAGCTGCAATGGCACGCGAAAGCCAATGAGCTGGACAAGTGCGAAGAGCTAAATATTAAAGACTGTATTGAATGTGGTGCTTGTGCGTTTGTTTGCCCAAGTGAAATTCCTCTTGTTCAGTACTATCGCCAAGCGAAAGCCGAAATCAAAACAAGAAAAGACGAAGCAACGGCCGCAGAGCGTGCCAAGGTTCGTTTCGAAGAGAAAAACGCTCGTATGGAGCGTGACAAAGCAGAACGTGAAAACCGCTTCAAGAAAGCCGCGGATAACCGTCGCAAAGACATGAAAGCGGCAGACGGTGACGATGCAATTGCTGCTGCGATTGCACGTGTTAAAGCACAAAAAGCCGCAGCTGAGCAGGCTCCAAGTGAAGAGCCAACAGTGAAACCTGCGGTAGCCGCTGCAATTGCTAAGGCAAAAGCGAAACAAGCTGCGGCTCAGAAAGCAGACAGTGCTGAACCAGACAACTCTGAAATGTCGAAGCTACGTGAAGAGCGTAAGCGTCAAGCTCGAGAACGCAAGGCGCAACAAGCAGCTGCTGACACTCCAGCTGAAAGCTCTGGCGACGCTAAGAAAGACGCAGTTGCTGCCGCTATCGCTCGTGCTAAAGCCAAGAAAGCACAGCAGGCGCAAGCAGCTTCTGAAGCCCCAACTGAAAGCTCTGGCGACGCCAAGAAAGACGCCGTTGCTGCCGCAATAGCTCGCGCTAAAGCCAAGAAAGCTCAACAAGCGGAATCAGCTTCTGATGCTCCAGCTGAAAGCTCTGGCGATGCTAAGAAAGATGCCGTTGCTGCCGCTATTGCCCGTGCTAAAGCCAAGAAGGCTCAGCAAGTAGAATCAGCTTCTGACGCTCCAACTGAAAGTACTGGTGATGCCAAAAAAGATGCCGTTGCTGCCGCTATTGCGCGTGCTAAAGCGAAGAAAGCACAACAAGCAGAATCAGCTTCTGGTGCTCCAGCTGAAAGTACTGGTGATGCCAAGAAAGACGCCGTTGCTGCCGCAATAGCTCGCGCTAAAGCGAAGAAAGCACAGCAAGTGAAACAGGCTGAGACAGTAGAAACCCCTGAGCCAGTAATTGAAGTTGAAGCTGAAACTCAACAAGAGTCAGTCGATCCTAAGAAAGCCGCGGTTGCTGCTGCGATTGCCCGTGCAAAGGCGAAGAAAGCTCAGCAAGCGAAACAGACTGAGACAGCAGAAACGCCTGAGCCAGTAATTGAGGTGGTAGCTGAAACTCAACCAGAAGCTGTCGATCCTAAGAAAGCTGCTGTTGCTGCCGCTATCGCGCGTGCTAAAGCGAAGAAAGCACAGCAAGCTAAGCCGGTCGAAGCTGAAGAAATCGCTCTCGAACCTGTAGCTGAACCTTTAGTTGAAAAAAAGACTGTGGTTGAATCTGATGCTCAATCAGAACCCGTCGATCCTAAGAAAGCAGCCGTTGCTGCCGCAATTGCTCGTGCTAAAGCAAGAAAAGCGCAGCAAGAGCAAGATAAAAAGAACAATGAGGAGAAAGAGTAG